In one window of Streptomyces sp. NBC_01224 DNA:
- a CDS encoding IPT/TIG domain-containing protein has product MESSDSATPRATRPSTAAAAPVITASGPFSGLAGTVVTLTGTGFTGATAVTFGGTPSASFTVVSATAIATVAPAGAGTGQIAVTTPDGTSNGIGFTYTIATPAISSVVPNQGSVEGGNTVTLTGTDFTGATAVHFGTVAAAFLAVSATQATAVAPAAPVGTVNVTITTPGGTSAGIPYTYVAAPVLSSVTPAQGPLVGGNSITLSGTGFTGTTSVRFGANAASSFTVVSATQLTAVVPTGGPGPVAVTVTTPAGTSTQAVSYYYLAAPVISGVTSGSGPVGGGMPVTLTGVNFLQATVVRFGATAATPYTIFSSTEIRTVSPPGAAGTVPVTVTTPGGTSNGAAYVYLGAPVVSGLVPNQGPLAGGNTLTLTGVGLTYATAVLFGAVPVGFTVVSDTQMTTTAPPGVAGAVTVRVVTPGGTSVGVPYTRLGPPGV; this is encoded by the coding sequence TTGGAGAGCTCCGACAGCGCGACGCCCCGCGCTACGCGACCGTCGACGGCCGCGGCGGCCCCCGTAATCACCGCGAGCGGCCCTTTCTCGGGGCTCGCCGGAACGGTCGTCACACTGACCGGCACCGGATTCACCGGCGCGACCGCGGTCACCTTCGGCGGTACTCCCTCCGCTTCGTTCACCGTGGTGTCCGCGACCGCGATCGCCACGGTCGCCCCGGCCGGTGCGGGCACCGGACAGATCGCGGTGACCACGCCCGATGGAACCAGCAACGGCATTGGCTTCACCTACACGATCGCGACGCCCGCGATCAGTTCCGTCGTCCCCAACCAGGGTTCGGTCGAGGGCGGGAACACGGTCACATTGACGGGAACCGACTTCACCGGGGCCACCGCGGTTCATTTCGGTACCGTGGCCGCCGCGTTCCTTGCCGTCTCCGCGACGCAGGCCACCGCGGTCGCCCCCGCCGCGCCCGTCGGCACCGTCAACGTCACGATCACCACTCCGGGCGGCACCAGTGCCGGGATCCCCTATACGTATGTCGCCGCTCCGGTGCTGAGCAGTGTGACTCCGGCCCAGGGGCCACTCGTGGGCGGGAACAGCATCACCTTGTCCGGGACCGGCTTCACCGGAACGACCTCCGTTCGCTTCGGGGCGAACGCGGCGAGTTCGTTCACCGTCGTCTCGGCGACCCAACTGACGGCCGTCGTCCCCACCGGCGGCCCGGGTCCGGTTGCCGTCACGGTCACCACGCCCGCTGGTACCAGCACCCAGGCCGTCTCCTACTACTACCTCGCCGCACCGGTGATCAGCGGCGTCACCTCCGGGTCCGGGCCTGTGGGCGGTGGCATGCCCGTGACGCTGACCGGTGTGAATTTCCTCCAGGCCACGGTGGTTCGCTTCGGTGCGACGGCGGCGACCCCATACACCATCTTCTCGTCCACGGAGATCAGAACGGTATCGCCGCCCGGTGCCGCCGGCACGGTCCCGGTCACCGTCACCACGCCCGGTGGCACGAGCAACGGTGCGGCCTACGTATATCTGGGTGCCCCGGTCGTCAGTGGTCTGGTACCCAACCAGGGGCCGTTGGCAGGCGGAAACACATTGACTCTCACCGGCGTCGGACTGACGTATGCCACCGCAGTACTGTTCGGGGCCGTGCCGGTCGGCTTCACCGTGGTCTCCGACACCCAGATGACAACCACGGCACCGCCCGGCGTGGCGGGCGCGGTCACCGTCAGGGTCGTCACCCCCGGTGGCACCAGTGTCGGCGTTCCTTACACCCGACTTGGCCCACCCGGCGTCTGA